In the genome of Candidatus Zixiibacteriota bacterium, the window AAAGCCATCGAAGCCGGTAACATTATCGAAGATCTTCGCAAGCGACTGACCACTTTCTTTGGCGGTGATGAAGATACTCCCGAGAGACTCTGTTTCGGATTCAACGCCACCGATGCCCTCAACCTGATTATCCAGGGACTCCTGTCTTCGGGTGATCACGTCGTAACCACCAATCTCGAACACAATTCTGTTATCAGGCCAATCAACCACCTGGTGCGAGATGGCGGAGTCGAGGCTACTTTCGTACAGTTTGACGAACAGGGATTCGTAAACCCGGATGACATCAGGAAAGCAATCAAATCCAGCACCAAGCTTGTCATAGTTAATCACGGCTCGAATGTTCTCGGCACAGTCCAACCGGTGGCCGAGATCGGCGCCCTGTGTCGCGAGGTTGGAGTAACATTTGCCATTGACGCCTCCCAAACCGCTGGTATGGTTCCCGTTAACATGAAAGAAATGAATGTCGACGTGCTGGCTTTCACGGGTCATAAATCACTCATGGGCTCGACGGGTATTGGAGGACTTTGTATTCGCAAGCATCTCGAAATCCGTCACTCCAGAAGCGGCGGCACCGGTGTTCGTTCGGCTTTCCCATACCACCTCGATGAGTATCCTTACCGCATGGAATATGGCACGCCCAACATGGTTGGCGTGGCATCACTGTGGGCCGGGCAGGATTGGATAGATGAGTTTGGTGGGATTGGGAAGA includes:
- a CDS encoding aminotransferase class V-fold PLP-dependent enzyme; the protein is MEKLIYLDNAATSWPKPDNVYDFMVEFYRSCGVNPGRSGFDKAIEAGNIIEDLRKRLTTFFGGDEDTPERLCFGFNATDALNLIIQGLLSSGDHVVTTNLEHNSVIRPINHLVRDGGVEATFVQFDEQGFVNPDDIRKAIKSSTKLVIVNHGSNVLGTVQPVAEIGALCREVGVTFAIDASQTAGMVPVNMKEMNVDVLAFTGHKSLMGSTGIGGLCIRKHLEIRHSRSGGTGVRSAFPYHLDEYPYRMEYGTPNMVGVASLWAGQDWIDEFGGIGKIYEHEMTLARKLVDGFHQIDGITTYCCNNMDNHLATVSMNVDGLEAGDTGIMLDVDFNIATRTGLHCAPLVHKQLGLIEKHGAVRFAIGPFNTEQHIDVALEGITEIAARAKAMKRPAVQST